From Oxyura jamaicensis isolate SHBP4307 breed ruddy duck chromosome 26, BPBGC_Ojam_1.0, whole genome shotgun sequence:
CTAATAAAACAGCAAGTTATGAATACCTAATAAAACAGCAAGCTGTGAGAACATACTCATGACACAGGCCTGAATTTATTagagataatattttttaacatttatttctttcatctcttctctttttgtcaATATAACATACTAAAGTGTTTAGCATTTTTCCTACataattcctttgttttccattttttcagttcagtaacCTTTTAAACCTGATCTTTTGGAAAAGCtggagaataaagaaaaaattcttaTAAGTGACCgctttttgtatgttttcagattttctccATTTATAAGAAGTTTTAAAGTGATGGAATGGCTGACTGGGATTCATTTTAGCTAACTCTGGCTGCATTCACATATGTCAAGCATAGTCAGAGAGGTTGACTTTCCATAAGTAGAGAGGCAACTCTCTAGCTTATACCTTATAGAAAACATGTTTAGAACTGGAAAAAAGGCTTCTCAGATGGACTATTATCTATCTATTTACTAACAGATTATAAAAGAAGCCTCAGTGAATAGGCCAAGAACTTCACTTAGAACCCAAGTGAAGGAAGATGAATCCCACACAGAATTATCTTCTCTAGCTCTGCAATGTTCCCAAACAATAGGAAAAAGCTACAGAttgtaaataaaagtgaaaaggCTGTGTTcaaattagaaaacagaaaaaggaaaataaagtttacaAAAGCAATATATAACAATTGCAATTTAAATGAGAATGaatcaaaatgtttaattccAAAACTACctctaaaaaataaactgaaaactcTACTTCtcaatgtaaacaaaacaaaacaaaacacaaggtCAACGGAACATATATGTGGCTTCTGCCTGGTGATCATGATTGTGGCATAGCTCCATGGTGGGGTGTGGGGGGCAAAATGTAAATCCATATGGAAATGCAGTTTTGAGGGTTCTTGTATAGTAATAACAGGAGCTAAACACAGTCTGTTATACAGTTTTACCTTCAGAATTTCTTGATGAGGTAACTAAGTAACATACTCTAGAAGAGCAATGTAGTACTTGTCGCTGTGCTACAGCCTGGGACTCTAAAGAAAGTCATCGCAGACAGCTACAGACCATGTCTTCATCTAGTTACCTACAGAACAATCTTGCTCACACTGAAAGCAGCCCACTAGACTTACCAACACTGGAATCAGCTTCAATGAAAGCTTCAagctctgcagcttctcctgggCCACAGTCATTGAGGGCTCTCACACGTAAGAAGTACAGCTCCCTGTTTTGCAGGCCTTTAACTGTGTAAGTGGTCGTCTCTATAGGAAGAACATTGCATTTGGTCCAGTCGAGGTTGTTAGAAGACCGTATCTCCACGTCATAGCCTTTCACATCATTCCCATCTTTTGCTTCGGGTCTCTTCCATGTTAGGGTGACACTAGTGCTGTCACTGCTGGTCACCGCCAGGTCCCTCACTTGACCTGGAGGTtctgaaaagataaattttatttaaactattGTTCTAGTATTCCTTCtctatcccccccccccccctttttttttcagttacagcATCACACAAGAAACCCTTCCATTCCTTCCTCATGAAGATAGAGGATTCTCACCCATGAAACATTCCCCAGTTATTTGATCTTTCTCTTTTACAAAGCACTTACAAACATTGCCTGTGCGATAACACCCCCAGTCTACATTCGGCTTTACATATTCCCAAGCCAGGATAGCAGCTGTTCACTTACTCGTGGAATCTCGAGCAAAGACGGGCTGTGACGGTGCACTGATATCTCCTACACCAGAAGCATTGACAGCTGCCACACAAAACTCATACTGCAGACCCTTCTTGAGATCGgtcattttcagtttcttatctgcagaatgaaaacaagcacGTTGGCTCAGGTGAGCAGTACTCCAACACGAAGTGGCAAGACAACAATGTTCTACTTTACTGCATCCATGCAGAACTACAGACTGAATAATTCTGAGGAGCCAAGTACAAATGCTGTCTCCAGTTCCCTTGCCCTTCCTTGTCCTAGTGTATACATACTGCTGATATGTGTTCATTGTattctctttcaaaacaaacagcctCTGAGAGCTATTATTAAGTTACAGAAAGGATATCAATTGTTTTTGCTCATGATATAAACCTAAAGTCTCCTGTACTACCAGGTAAGAGGTCCTAGTCTGCACCTGATGGATAATTGATAGCTATAGTCCAAACACATTTAGGAGCTTTTTTATATCACTTGTGTTTCTTTACCTTCCCTGCATTTTTAAGTTCCTCCCTGTCTAGTTCTTAGCATGAGGATTAAGGACAGTAGTCCTGCACATGAAATTAAGACTTCAGTTCCAGAGATTGAAGACATCAGTTTATCTACAAAGGAGCTACATCCCAAGATGCAGCAGCAATCTTCTCTACATTCTTCTCCAGCCATAGGCTTACACTTTCTAGAAAAGGTTATATACAGTTAAATGCCTGGAGAAGGTTTATAATCCAAGAGCTATATAagataaaaaggtaaaatttcaGACAGGGTTAATATGGTTGCAATAGGGACAATCAGCAGGCCAAGAactcaaaaggaaaagcactgaTGTGGAAAAGTATAAAGATACTACGCAGAAAGCAGGGAGACAGCATTGCTGCAAAGCATGTTACTTTCTGAACCCAGCTGAACTTTTGGCTTTTTTCAAGTCTTCCATCCTGTCCCAGGATTTAAGTAAGCTACCTACCTGCTATGGGCACACTGTTGACTGGCACCCAGGTCATGGTACCCTTCTTGCGTTTTTGAACGATGTATCCCACGATTCGGGAGCTGCCAGTTCTACGAGGTGTTTTCCAGGATATTGTGATGGTGTCTTTGCTGACACTGATGATCTCAGGGGGGTCTGGGGCACCAGGTGTAGCTGGAAAGAGAACAGCATTTCATTATTAGCAGATACACTTGCAAAATAAGGAAGTGTTCTCAGtcatttcttcttccaagtTTCCCCAATGTATTTGTATGAACATGCTTTGAAAACATGACTAAGACCTGAAGTTGTGTATGCTGTTCCCTACAGAACATCCAAAATGCAGTGAGTTTCCTTTCATGCCAGCTTTGATAATCAATTTCCCATAGGGTTGTAGAACACAGTTACAAAAAGTTATTCCTTACCTTTACTGGCAGCCTTTACTTCCTCTGATTCCAGTGCATCGCTGGTTCCCTCTGCATTCACAGCCCTCACCCTGAAGTAGTAGCTCATGTCTCGTTCTACTTTGTTGGTAGTGAAAGTAGTACAGCTCCTGGGGGTTTCCCCAAGAGCCACCCAGTCGCTCTTGCCTACCTCCTGCCTCTCAACGATATAGCTTTGCACTGGTTTGCCCCCATCATCCTTTGGGGATTTCCACTGAATCGTGATTTCATTTGCCGAGCTTTCTACAATTTTCATGGGTCCTGCAGGTGGCTGTGGCTTGTCTGAAAGGAAGAACACAAGCGAGTTAGCTCCAGATCCAAATGCATTCCTGGGTTTGGAGCAGACACTGTTTCTTGCTCACCAGCTGGGACACTCAGTTTCTGATGGTACATATGGCTAGTTGCAGAATGAGGGCCAAGCCCTGAACTGCCTCTTCAAACATCCACTCCTCTCACTTTTCATAAGGGTGTAGGAAGCTATGCACTTGCTCCACGAGTGATTGTTCCCATACAAATTGTACCAAGACAGCTCGCTTATAAAGTATTCAAAAGTCAACTGATGAGGCtgtccaaaaccaaacaagatTTGTGGCATCTTGTATTAAGGGGTAAGAAACACGTCAACAACTTTTGCTTGTATCTTAATTTACTGGAAAATTACATAGCCTTGTTCATCTTGGAATAGCCAGTAGTCCTAAATAAGGTTGTGACGAGTGTTACTGGTTCCGCTTCCTAACCCTTACAATAAAAGCCACTGTAGATGTTATGGGGTCTTACCTGTTACCTCAACCTTTAGGTCGATATCTAAGATGCCACTGTCGTTCTTCAGCCTGACTTTGTAATCCCCACGGTCCTTTCTCTCAGTGTTGGAGATGGACAGCATAGTATAGGTGTCTGTTTTATCAACACGAATCCTTGAGTCATCTGCTAGCTCCATTTTGTCCTTTAGCCATGTTGCTCTGACTGGCAGCCGGCCTTCAAAAGGGATCTTGatctgtattttctcccctgcCTTGGCCACAGTAGGAACACTTGTTAAGTTTTTCAGGAGAACTTTGTCAACCTGTGGAGGATCTAAGCAGATAATACAAAGTCATTAAAAACCACAGTCCAAAGAGGATAAGGCCAACCTCGGAGCGGAGAGCTTCTCTACGTTCATTGTTGCTGTATATTTCAAGCATATATTccacaatatatttatttggttCTTTAGGGACTTATCCAACCTGAAAAAGTGAAGTTCGTGATTCTGCAAACTAATTGACCTTCACATTTATTGTTACCAGCAGCActtcacacacatgcatgcaacTTTGCTACAGGTAATTTGCACAAAGTATTCATGATATCATACTGTCCTTTTCACTATAGCAAGTTTTGCGTAGGCAACGTATTAcacacaagaatgaagattccTTTTTGATAAAGTCATATGTGTGCACCCACAATCTTTGAGTTAGTAGTAGAAGCTAGTCATAAAGGCTCCCTAGTTAAATTTTTATGCACCAACaagtaacaaaaacatttcccatATTGATGGGTATTATAATAAAGTCTCAATAACCAACTATAGGTCCTGAGGGAATGTATTGCATCACTCACCTTCAACAAAAATTGAAGCTTCAGTTTTTATATCTCCAGCTTCAAACCTGTATTTCCCAGCATGAATATCTTCCACTTTGCTAAAAATTAGTTTGTGGACTAGACCTTGCTTTTCAAATAAGACACCATCCATGCTTGTTAACTACAAGATAAAACACAGGGACCCATgcttaataaaaaaacaagaagacaaTCCAAACAGGCAAGAATTTGAAGTGTAATCGAAACGATTTATGAATGTCACGTGAGTTTAATTACAGTAACATTCTGGGACTATTTATCTGGTAACTAATTCACCACCATATTCCCCACAAAGGCTTGAATCAAagaccattaaaataaatggtaatTCTAATTTGACCTCTGATCTTAAAACGTTATCTCCGAACCTTCACTTCCTATTCTTAATGCTGACACTTTAGCCCAGGCTCAAGGATGACACCTTGGAAATCCTACAGTATCATATGGATCCCACAATTTGAACTAGTCTGTTATGATCTTTTGGGATATGGAATGTGATGTCTATCCTTGATTTTAAGCACTAATTTGAAAGAGGACTTTTGGCGTTATACCTGCCTGAAGATCATTTGAAgatcctttttattattattattatttttttcatatttttctcatgcacaaaagaaaagaaaaaggatttgaTTTCAAGTAAAAGACCCATGTCATCTTCCATGGAAAGGAATAGAAAACACAAAGCGTCCTGTTGTCAGCAAGAATGGACATATCTTCCAGCAGGAAGGCAAAGAAATCTCAGTCAGTTTCTAACAGGAATTTTAGCTTAAGCTCCTGCAGAAGTCTTCTAGGGCCATGCTGAGACCATAGTAAGACTGGCAGAGGGAAAGACACCTCAGCATGATACTCAATAAGAGGCAGAGccagagagcagagcactgTTAGCCAAAGAAAAAAGTAGCTACAGGACACCGACCTTTAATCCATCTTTAAACCAGGTTCCTGTCACATCTTCTTTATTGACAGCACAAGACAGCTCAGCTGGCTCCCCTTTCTGGACTCGGACATCAATTAGCTGCTTGTTGACATGACAGCGTGGTGCTAAAtgtccagaaaagaaaatgttgaaaagatGCTAATTCTGTCTTACACTGACAGAGAATAATGTAcacaaaaatacacatgcatGTGAGGAGAagagagcttttaaaatacGCATAACTGTATCATGACGggcttttaatttaattttattttttaaaccatgaCACTGTGAGCCCGCTAGCATAAACTCATGGCATTGAAGGGACATGCCAGCTGGCCTGCATGCAATATAGTCCCTACATCAACCTAATCAACAATGGATTAATCACAAATCACATTATCCACTACATATTTGCTATTTGAAGTCTATGCTAATTGTCTTGTCTCCCTCTACagccagtggggaaaaaaaaaaaaaaaaaaaaaaaggctcctcTGGAACATGTACAATGTCCTCCTtaactgttcttttcctttgtattgACCAGCCACAGGGCTGCCTAAACGGTCCCCCAGAACAGCCCCAGACACCCCCTGCATTCAActttcccttccccagttcATCCTTGTTAACGTCCTCATCTCCTCTCTAACAAACATCCCAATTCTATTCACTCTTTCCTAATCGACTCCCAGTTTTGCAGGTTTTACTTCcttatttgtatttatgttaTGGTGCCCTTGATAAATTCTATCTTGGTCAGCAGGGCCACAAGGCAAGTACTCCCTTTCATCACATATatgaaatttctcatttttacagtttttgaCATTGCTATCTTGATAGTGCAGCCACTGGTAAGATTTAAATGGCTGCATATACATTATTCTTTCAATAAATGTAACTCGTTATTTCTAAAGTTACAAGAGAAAACGAGTTCTTTAGATTGTATTAGATTATGTGCACACACAGCCTAGTTAGGTACAGAGTAGTTCCCAGGTCTCACAGAAACCAAATCTTTGCAAAAGATGTATGTatgaatgaaaaagagaaacagtatGGTTTAAATTGGAGCAATGTCAAAGAAACAAAGCCCTATTCTTTGAAACTATATGGGAAATAATGGTTGTGAACTCAAGTCTCTTCCATTTGgatttgaataatttatttgaatgaatgaatgataCCTGTATTTAGATATCATACCACAATTATATCTATCCATATACGCTGCATTGAAAACTGTACAGTTAGACCAGTACCCAAACAAGCCAGCTCTATAGACATTATTCTGTTGTCAGTTCACAATTAGCAAAATCATACCCTCTGTCCAAGAGCGTTtaccaaacacttcttgaactccagcaggctcggtgaCATGAGcgtgtccctggggagcctgtccctgtgcccaaccacctctgggtgcagaacctctCCCTAACCCCcaccctgaccctcccctgtcccagctccatgccatcccctcgggtcctgtcgctgtccccagagagcagagctcagcgcctgccccccTGCTaccctcgtgagggagctgcaggccgccatgaggcctcccctcggcctgctctgctctgggtcGAACAAACCAAGgcacctcagccgctcctcacacaTCTTCCCctcaggcccttcaccatcttgtAGCCCCCCTTTGGGCACTCTGTAGTAGCTTTAAGTTCTTCTGatattgtggcacccaaaactgcatgcagtactcgaggtgaggctgtgccagcacacagcagagcaggacaatcccttccctcgaccggctggcagcactgtgcctgatgcaccccaggacacagTTGTCCCTTCTGTCTGCCAGGACACACTGATGGGTCACGTTCAACTTGCTGCtgaccagaacccccagatccctgtctgtggggctgctctccagcctgtcgTCCCCCAGTCTGTGTAAAACCCAGGTTGCTCCAACCCAcgtgcagaatccagcacttgctcttgttagTAACAAAACACAAGGATCAGCGATACAAAAGTAATCAATTAAACACATACCTCTCAGATCATCTAGGCGATAATGTCTTCTTTTCTCTGTACTTTCCGTATTCTTCAagaaatcatttgttttaatatccaGGCTGGGTAGCTGTTTTCTCTGGTTTATTGAGGAGGGTCCACCATAAAGATCTGATGTCTGATCATAACCTGGTGAACCTTGACCGAAAACACCTGGCTTCCTCCCATCACCCATTCTGTTATGAGATttgccccctgcccctccaaCAGCCAAATCTGTGCCATAACGGGAACCTAACTGTCCTAAATCTCTGTCCTCACCCCTACTATCCCTTTGACCTGATTCTTTGTCCTGGGATGAGCCTCTGTGGCCTGGTCCTCTGAAATCAGCAGCAGTTCTCTTTCCAGCTTCACCTCGTGCAGATTTGCCAGGACGTGAATCAGGCCCGTATTCCCCACCCATTCCAACAGCTCCTGCCATACCTTCTGTACCCCAGGCTGAATGCAAGtccctcccagcacctcccaaCCTGCCAACACCACCGGCTCCAGCCCTGGCTCCAGCTGACCCCCCATCCTTTCCATATGCAGACCCAGCACCTTGTATGGCAGAGCCACCAACACCCCTACCTTCTGAGGATAAGCCcgctcctcctgctccacctcCATATCCTTGAACACTGCTCAGCCCAGCATCCTGACCAGCTAAACCTGAACCACCAACACCAGCCCCAGCCGGGAGACCATCCTTTCCATAGGGAGATCCAGCACCACCAAAACCAcctccaccagcaccaccaaCACCAGCCCCAGTTCCCATTCCCACTGGAAGGCCATCTTTTCCATATGGAGATCCAACACCTCCCAAACCAcctgcaccagcaccaccaACACCAGTCCCAGCTGGGAGACCATCCTTTCCATAGGGAGAACCAATGCCTGCTGCACCACCTGCACCAGCACCACCCACTCCAGCAGGGAGACCATCCTTTCCATAGGGAGATCCAACACCTCCCAAACCATctgcaccagcaccaccagcgtCAGCCCCAGATGGGAGACCATCCTTTCCATAGGGAGACCCAACACCTCCCAAGCCAcctgcaccagcaccaccagcgccagctccagcagggagaCCATCCTTTCCATAGGGAGATCCAACATCTCCCAAGCCAcctgcaccagcaccaccagcgccagccccagctccagcagggagaCCATCCTTTCCATAGGGAGACCCAACACCTCCCAGACCAGctgcaccagcaccaccagtgccagccccagctccagcagggagaCCTTCCTTTCCATAGGGAGACCCAACACCTCCTAAACCAcctgcaccagcaccaccagcaccagtCCCAGCTGGAAGGCCATCCTTTCCATAGGGAGAACCAATACCTGCTGCACTACCTCCACCAGCACCACCCACTCCAGCTGGGAGACCATCCTTTCCATAGGGAGAACCAACACCTCCCAGACCACCTacaccagctccagctgggagaCCATCCTTTCCATAGGGAGAAGCATCACTTGCTGTACCAcctgcaccagcaccaccagccccaggTCCCATTCCCACTGGAAGGCCATCCTTTCCATAGGGAGAACCAACACCTCCCAAACCACCTGCACCAGCTCCACCAACACCagtcccagctccagctgggaggCCATCCTTTCCATAGGGTGATCCAGCACCTCCAAAACCGCCTACACCAGCACCACCAACACCAGCCCCAGCTGGAAGACCATCCTTTCCATAGGGAGAACCAACTCCCCCTGCACCAGCTAAACCTGAACCACCAACACCAGCCCCAGCCGGGAGACCATCTTTTCCATAGGGAGATCCAGCACCACCAAGACCACCTACACCGGCCCCACCATCACCAGCCCCAGTTCCCATTCCCACTGGAAGGCCATCTTTTCCATAGGGAGAGCCAGTTCCTCCTGCACCACCTATACCAACCCCAGCTGGGAGACCATCCTTTCCATAGGGAGACCCTACACCACCAAAGCCATCCACACCTGTACCACTGGCACCAGGTCCCATTTCCACTGGAAGGCCATCTTTTCCATAAGGAGAGCTAATTcctcctgcaccagctgcaCCAACACCAGCCCCAGCTAGGTGACTATCCTTTCCATAGGGAGATCCTACACCACCAAAGTCATCTACACCTGTACCACCAGCCCCAGTTCCCATTCCCATTGGAAGGCTGTCTTTTCCATAGGGAGAGCCAACACCTCCAAAACCACCtacaccagcaccaccagccccagctccatcTGGGAGACCATCCTTTTGATAGGGTGATCCCATTTGTCTTCCGGCTCCATCAGCTCTACCCCAatttccagctccagccccaggtTCACCTGATTGTCCATGTTTACCGTAAAACCCTCCCATTTTACCTGCAGTAGCATTATCAACATCTGCCCCAAGTGGCAGACCATCTGGACCATAGAGTACGCCCATTTCTCCTGCAGAACCATCACCTGCACCACTTCTAGCCCCATCTCCAGCTGGGAGACCATCTGGGCCATACAGCAAGCCAGATCTTCCTGCCTGACCTACATGACCACCAGCATCAACTGTTAAGCCATCCTTGCCATACGGAGCCCCtacttctccttctctttttatatCGACTCCATTCACACCAGCCACAGTAGGCAGACCATCCTTGCTATAGGGGGATCTTATTCCTCCTGCAGTCTCAGTACCTGCAGCATTCTTACCAGATCTAGTCCTACCTAGCATATCATCCTTGCCATACAGGGAATGCTTGTCTCCCACTCTGCTGGAATCAGGATCAAGTCCATCTAACACAGAACTTCCATCAGTAGCACCTAATCTCTTGATACCACCAAAGCCAGCTCTAGAACTATTATCACCTACTTTATCATTTTTGTCATGCCAAGAGTCCATACCTTCTGCATCATCCATGTCAACATCAACTGCATCCGACATGCCCTCATCTCTGCCATCCACAGAACACCATTCaactgctcctcctgctctaTCATCAGTATTTGCTTTACCTGTCATAGAATCCTGGCTGTGTACAGGCCTTAAACCTTTCTTCCCTCCTAAAATTTTTAGTCTAATGTTACTATCATCATCTGTCATTGATTCCCCATCTCTCTCTGCTCCAGAATACTGCCCGGGCCCCATTGTTCCATCTCTGTAGGTTTTGCGTAGCCCCTCTTTTCCCAGAAATATACGTCCTTCTTCATCAACATTAGTAGAGTAGCCTTGACTGCCTTCTTGGCCATTTCTGTACCAGTTATCTTTTTCCATGCCAGCATGCATAAGATGATCTTTATCACTAAGATGTTCTCCGTGTTTAGGTTTCTTAGCTTTATCTGTCAATCTTTCTTTCCGCCAGccagatttctctttttcacctCCTTCATCctgtctcttttttcctttgggatcTGTATATATGGTTtgattgaaggaaaaaaaaatacagcaaaagagagaaaacaacaaacaatcAACACCATGTACTGCATcaacaaagaaaattcattaGCATGTTATCATTTCTAAGACACTGAAACATAACACATTTAAATGAACTTAAATTCAGttaaaaccctttttttttcattgctgtacTAAGACATAACCTTACATTTCTTAGTTAAGACAACaattatttttagctgaaaCATGCTtgttaacaaacaaaaaaaaagaaaaaaaaaaagaagaaatgggagATCAGGGCAAACCCAGCATGATAGATCCAACTTAGAGGGGCTTAAGTGGTATCTGGGACTCTTTGGTTCCTTTTACCTTCTCCCTCCAGCCCTGAAGAAGTTGCAGAATATCCCCCACCCAGAGTGGTCATCAGTTCCCACCCTTCAATTAGAATCTCATGGCTACTGTGGCAGCTTGCACATTTGGCATTTCGGCACTTGAGAGATCTCCAAGCCGAAGACTAAAGATTCTGGTTCTGTGAACAGCTTTGTATTAAACTCATAATTCAGACTTTTCTGAGACAAAAAGTGGAGCTAGAAGGTCATGgactgtgtttgttttcacccTAGATATAATTTCTGTAGATTGCTGACAGGTCAATGAAGTCACCAGGCAGTTGCTTTTTATCTCATACTCAGCAACCTGTTTCTGATGGGTTACCAAAAAAGGTCTCTATGAAAGGCaccagcttttgctgcagcaggaactcaaaaccaaaacaactgCACTtgagaataaaagaatataaGCCAGCTAACTATTAATCTGAATCATAGTGAAGATTGAATCATACAATATCAAAGTTGGAtgggacccacaaggatcatcaagctCAACTtctgggtccccaaaggaccacattaaaaaaaaaaaaatcacgtgtcttcttgaactctgtcaggcttggtgccatgaccatgtccctggggagcctgttccagtgcctgaccaccctcagGTGATGgaccttttcctgatatccagcctgaatcTGCTTCCACTGGAAGGCATATTTCCCATCTTCCTCTGACCTTCTTCTAACCTGTTTAACCCCTACTTTGGAAAGAAAGTACCATCTAGCAAGATGCCCTTGAAATTCCCTTGATTGTATGTATGCTGCATCATTAAAAACACATGGTAGGATATGGAGTATTTTTAGGTAACTGATGGAGAATATACTACTTGATAGTAAATGGACAGGAAATAAACCAATAGAGTTTGtcttaactaaaaaaaaagtctaatctgaagagaaaataaggtCTAAACGGACCCTCATTTCTACAAATTCAATTTAGGAAGTAGAAGCTCCACAGTTTGTTTCTCAGTGAGCATTAAGGCAGGGaaaggattattattttattaacatgcTTCAAGCCAACACCATGGGAAAAATACAGTGTCACTTACACTCTACAAGAAGATAGGCATTTGAGGAGCAGAGTCCAGTGTCGAGTGTGTACATTCCGTTGTCAGAGGCCTCAACATCCTTGATAACAAGCTGATGGGTCAGACCGTCTGGGGTTACGGAGATCTGGTGCTTCTCACTTGCCTCAAGGGGGTGGGTTTTATGTAGCCACACAGCATCATAGCAAGGACTGCGTAGGATACACTCAAAGACAGCATTTCCCTCCTCAGGACAATGCACATCACAGAGAGGCTGCTGAAATCTCACAGGGATGgctggaatg
This genomic window contains:
- the IGFN1 gene encoding immunoglobulin-like and fibronectin type III domain-containing protein 1 isoform X11, with protein sequence MTSHRTVKSYKKSSVPGVNIAQFVDKIPEGCSTPDFERKPVTLTLQEGKNAIFRAVVKGVPTPEVEWRRAKGEMDNPDKYEIFFNEVTKEYILKINKLTADDTDVYRCFAVNEYGEATCSAGLRIIQVGFKRKAQHVPAQSADELKKKLQDLRKLLRKRAPVPKQKTLDKEAIFQLLLHADKRDYEKICIKYGISDFRGMLRKLQEMRRDAESEQGELIHSIKNMEHIKINKDGTATFSLEMDLKNSNSKIYLLKDGERLRYGTGDEYRKHYLRRIGKKYNFIVNDVQPEDAGLYQVRVEDVPVFSTELDAESIPVRFQQPLCDVHCPEEGNAVFECILRSPCYDAVWLHKTHPLEASEKHQISVTPDGLTHQLVIKDVEASDNGMYTLDTGLCSSNAYLLVEYPKGKKRQDEGGEKEKSGWRKERLTDKAKKPKHGEHLSDKDHLMHAGMEKDNWYRNGQEGSQGYSTNVDEEGRIFLGKEGLRKTYRDGTMGPGQYSGAERDGESMTDDDSNIRLKILGGKKGLRPVHSQDSMTGKANTDDRAGGAVEWCSVDGRDEGMSDAVDVDMDDAEGMDSWHDKNDKVGDNSSRAGFGGIKRLGATDGSSVLDGLDPDSSRVGDKHSLYGKDDMLGRTRSGKNAAGTETAGGIRSPYSKDGLPTVAGVNGVDIKREGEVGAPYGKDGLTVDAGGHVGQAGRSGLLYGPDGLPAGDGARSGAGDGSAGEMGVLYGPDGLPLGADVDNATAGKMGGFYGKHGQSGEPGAGAGNWGRADGAGRQMGSPYQKDGLPDGAGAGGAGVGGFGGVGSPYGKDSHLAGAGVGAAGAGGISSPYGKDGLPVEMGPGASGTGVDGFGGVGSPYGKDGLPAGVGIGGAGGTGSPYGKDGLPVGMGTGAGDGGAGVGGLGGAGSPYGKDGLPAGAGVGGSGLAGAGGVGSPYGKDGLPAGAGVGGAGVAGAGVGGLGGVGSPYGKDGLPAGVGGAGGGSAAGIGSPYGKDGLPAGTGAGGAGAGGLGGVGSPYGKEGLPAGAGAGTGGAGAAGLGGVGSPYGKDGLPAGAGAGAGGAGAGGLGDVGSPYGKDGLPAGAGAGGAGAGGLGGVGSPYGKDGLPSGADAGGAGADGLGGVGSPYGKDGLPAGVGGAGAGGAAGIGSPYGKDGLPAGTGVGGAGAGGLGGVGSPYGKDGLPVGMGTGAGVGGAGGGGFGGAGSPYGKDGLPAGAGVGGSGLAGQDAGLSSVQGYGGGAGGAGLSSEGRGVGGSAIQGAGSAYGKDGGSAGARAGAGGVGRLGGAGRDLHSAWGTEGMAGAVGMGGEYGPDSRPGKSARGEAGKRTAADFRGPGHRGSSQDKESGQRDSRGEDRDLGQLGSRYGTDLAVGGAGGKSHNRMGDGRKPGVFGQGSPGYDQTSDLYGGPSSINQRKQLPSLDIKTNDFLKNTESTEKRRHYRLDDLRAPRCHVNKQLIDVRVQKGEPAELSCAVNKEDVTGTWFKDGLKLTSMDGVLFEKQGLVHKLIFSKVEDIHAGKYRFEAGDIKTEASIFVEDPPQVDKVLLKNLTSVPTVAKAGEKIQIKIPFEGRLPVRATWLKDKMELADDSRIRVDKTDTYTMLSISNTERKDRGDYKVRLKNDSGILDIDLKVEVTDKPQPPAGPMKIVESSANEITIQWKSPKDDGGKPVQSYIVERQEVGKSDWVALGETPRSCTTFTTNKVERDMSYYFRVRAVNAEGTSDALESEEVKAASKATPGAPDPPEIISVSKDTITISWKTPRRTGSSRIVGYIVQKRKKGTMTWVPVNSVPIADKKLKMTDLKKGLQYEFCVAAVNASGVGDISAPSQPVFARDSTKPPGQVRDLAVTSSDSTSVTLTWKRPEAKDGNDVKGYDVEIRSSNNLDWTKCNVLPIETTTYTVKGLQNRELYFLRVRALNDCGPGEAAELEAFIEADSSVVSPRFLIDDTVKNFLIIKAGNTIRVDIPFEASPDPEVTWLKDGLLLSNRATISTKDGTSQLLIKAAELTDSGTYTIELKNGSGKRETFSFQVQVTDIPQNPGPILLQENVPNAVTVIWEPSASEKWERNLYYTVLKRESQKGVWHVVGDLIYTNKFTYTTVIPGRDYYFRVVAKNELGSSGPSETVQPWRIKKTKAEVHVRPQKYRGVNQNQPPRFLVPLKPHVVTTGSECRMSCAVAGHPPPKITWYKDSRDLSSDPAYFGTNDFGVCSLVIQGVSKADEGEYMVEAANELGRVYSRAFLAIKDSSL